In Vespula vulgaris chromosome 10, iyVesVulg1.1, whole genome shotgun sequence, the following are encoded in one genomic region:
- the LOC127066916 gene encoding protein escargot isoform X1: MYSRQGPPTGKEQWGAPATHPRAHALISFSDVSLRERGRGRERKDVPEEIIDVVVDDIPEPENLSTKPEDLSRNAERHSSQPQQQQQQHHHHQQQQQQQQQQLQQQQQQQQQLQQHEISSEPLTHQREYPSRSPSPLIKPSPSPVIAPRPVSPSEHLHHHHLYPVHHLHHHQHYPTKAITPPAGIAPIHPVAKKARVEVIQHESSSSTVVPTTTTTATGTAAVSASTAPLHFMASKAPLEPLNLNTPVEPLAHYATPAWARSAPLYPPHYLPYPAAYRYHHPGTELYPSYPMPAYPHSSPEHHSSVSPPPHAALTCPTIQKPIARSYAHWASPDHFGLSPTSSLGSGSLRSPPPVTPEDLSSPGSDSGRSSAGSTSAGPTIVNVKIEKSATSGSSTSLSSSSSATSPRYQCPDCGKSYSTYSGLSKHQQFHCAAAEGQTKKSFSCKYCEKVYVSLGALKMHIRTHTLPCKCHLCGKAFSRPWLLQGHIRTHTGEKPFSCQHCNRAFADRSNLRAHLQTHSDVKKYSCTSCSKTFSRMSLLTKHQEGGCPGVPVPIGYGC; the protein is encoded by the coding sequence aAGAGATCATTGACGTGGTGGTGGACGATATTCCCGAGCCCGAAAACTTGAGCACAAAACCGGAAGATCTAAGTAGAAACGCGGAACGTCACTCGAGTCAAccgcaacagcaacagcagcaacatcatcatcatcagcagcaacagcagcagcaacagcagcaactgcagcagcagcagcagcagcagcagcagttgCAACAGCATGAGATATCGTCGGAACCGTTGACGCATCAACGCGAGTATCCGTCAAGGTCGCCGTCACCTCTGATAAAACCTTCACCTTCTCCCGTGATCGCACCTAGGCCGGTCTCGCCGTCGGAGCATTTGCATCACCATCATCTTTATCCGGTACATCATCTCCATCATCACCAGCATTATCCCACAAAGGCGATCACGCCGCCGGCTGGAATCGCGCCGATCCATCCTGTTGCAAAGAAGGCTCGCGTCGAAGTTATTCAACACGAAAGTTCCTCTTCGACCGTGGTaccgactacgacgacgacggctaCGGGTACGGCCGCGGTTTCTGCCAGTACGGCACCGCTTCATTTCATGGCCAGCAAGGCGCCCTTGGAGCCATTGAACCTGAACACTCCGGTCGAGCCGCTTGCTCATTACGCGACACCGGCATGGGCTCGTTCCGCGCCTCTGTACCCGCCTCACTATCTACCCTATCCAGCAGCCTACAGATATCATCATCCGGGCACGGAACTCTATCCGTCCTATCCGATGCCAGCTTATCCACATTCCTCGCCCGAGCATCATTCGTCGGTCTCGCCGCCTCCGCACGCCGCTCTGACCTGCCCGACGATCCAGAAACCGATCGCCAGGAGCTACGCTCACTGGGCCAGTCCCGATCACTTCGGTCTGTCGCCTACCAGTTCCTTGGGATCGGGATCCCTTAGGTCGCCTCCACCGGTCACTCCCGAAGACCTGTCTTCCCCGGGAAGCGACAGTGGAAGATCTTCCGCCGGCAGCACATCGGCTGGCCCAACGATCGTAAACGTTAAGATAGAGAAGAGCGCGACGAGCGGCTCCTCcacgtctctctcttcttcctcctccgcTACTTCGCCAAGGTATCAGTGTCCAGACTGTGGAAAATCGTATTCCACGTATTCCGGACTGTCGAAGCATCAACAGTTTCACTGTGCCGCGGCGGAAGGTCAAACGAAAAAGTCCTTCTCCTGCAAGTACTGCGAGAAGGTTTACGTCAGTCTCGGTGCTCTCAAGATGCACATCCGAACGCACACGTTGCCGTGCAAGTGTCATCTCTGCGGCAAGGCGTTCTCCAGGCCATGGCTACTTCAAGGACACATCAGGACCCACACCGGAGAGAAGCCGTTCAGTTGTCAGCACTGCAATCGCGCGTTCGCCGACAGGAGCAATCTCAGGGCGCATCTACAGACTCACAGCGACGTTAAGAAGTACTCTTGCACGTCCTGCAGCAAAACGTTCAGTCGAATGTCTCTGCTGACGAAGCATCAGGAGGGCGGCTGCCCTGGTGTACCCGTTCCGATAGGGTACGGCTGCTAA
- the LOC127066916 gene encoding protein escargot isoform X2, translating into MLIDEMPRSFVKKNNSYSHCPLKKRPVHVLLNEDIPKAIKEEIIDVVVDDIPEPENLSTKPEDLSRNAERHSSQPQQQQQQHHHHQQQQQQQQQQLQQQQQQQQQLQQHEISSEPLTHQREYPSRSPSPLIKPSPSPVIAPRPVSPSEHLHHHHLYPVHHLHHHQHYPTKAITPPAGIAPIHPVAKKARVEVIQHESSSSTVVPTTTTTATGTAAVSASTAPLHFMASKAPLEPLNLNTPVEPLAHYATPAWARSAPLYPPHYLPYPAAYRYHHPGTELYPSYPMPAYPHSSPEHHSSVSPPPHAALTCPTIQKPIARSYAHWASPDHFGLSPTSSLGSGSLRSPPPVTPEDLSSPGSDSGRSSAGSTSAGPTIVNVKIEKSATSGSSTSLSSSSSATSPRYQCPDCGKSYSTYSGLSKHQQFHCAAAEGQTKKSFSCKYCEKVYVSLGALKMHIRTHTLPCKCHLCGKAFSRPWLLQGHIRTHTGEKPFSCQHCNRAFADRSNLRAHLQTHSDVKKYSCTSCSKTFSRMSLLTKHQEGGCPGVPVPIGYGC; encoded by the exons ATGCTTATAGATGAGATGCCTCGTAGCTTCGTTAAGAAAAACAACAGCTATAGTCACTGCCCGCTTAAGAAGCGGCCGGTGCACGTCTTGCTCAATGAAGATATCCCGAAAGCGATCAAAG aAGAGATCATTGACGTGGTGGTGGACGATATTCCCGAGCCCGAAAACTTGAGCACAAAACCGGAAGATCTAAGTAGAAACGCGGAACGTCACTCGAGTCAAccgcaacagcaacagcagcaacatcatcatcatcagcagcaacagcagcagcaacagcagcaactgcagcagcagcagcagcagcagcagcagttgCAACAGCATGAGATATCGTCGGAACCGTTGACGCATCAACGCGAGTATCCGTCAAGGTCGCCGTCACCTCTGATAAAACCTTCACCTTCTCCCGTGATCGCACCTAGGCCGGTCTCGCCGTCGGAGCATTTGCATCACCATCATCTTTATCCGGTACATCATCTCCATCATCACCAGCATTATCCCACAAAGGCGATCACGCCGCCGGCTGGAATCGCGCCGATCCATCCTGTTGCAAAGAAGGCTCGCGTCGAAGTTATTCAACACGAAAGTTCCTCTTCGACCGTGGTaccgactacgacgacgacggctaCGGGTACGGCCGCGGTTTCTGCCAGTACGGCACCGCTTCATTTCATGGCCAGCAAGGCGCCCTTGGAGCCATTGAACCTGAACACTCCGGTCGAGCCGCTTGCTCATTACGCGACACCGGCATGGGCTCGTTCCGCGCCTCTGTACCCGCCTCACTATCTACCCTATCCAGCAGCCTACAGATATCATCATCCGGGCACGGAACTCTATCCGTCCTATCCGATGCCAGCTTATCCACATTCCTCGCCCGAGCATCATTCGTCGGTCTCGCCGCCTCCGCACGCCGCTCTGACCTGCCCGACGATCCAGAAACCGATCGCCAGGAGCTACGCTCACTGGGCCAGTCCCGATCACTTCGGTCTGTCGCCTACCAGTTCCTTGGGATCGGGATCCCTTAGGTCGCCTCCACCGGTCACTCCCGAAGACCTGTCTTCCCCGGGAAGCGACAGTGGAAGATCTTCCGCCGGCAGCACATCGGCTGGCCCAACGATCGTAAACGTTAAGATAGAGAAGAGCGCGACGAGCGGCTCCTCcacgtctctctcttcttcctcctccgcTACTTCGCCAAGGTATCAGTGTCCAGACTGTGGAAAATCGTATTCCACGTATTCCGGACTGTCGAAGCATCAACAGTTTCACTGTGCCGCGGCGGAAGGTCAAACGAAAAAGTCCTTCTCCTGCAAGTACTGCGAGAAGGTTTACGTCAGTCTCGGTGCTCTCAAGATGCACATCCGAACGCACACGTTGCCGTGCAAGTGTCATCTCTGCGGCAAGGCGTTCTCCAGGCCATGGCTACTTCAAGGACACATCAGGACCCACACCGGAGAGAAGCCGTTCAGTTGTCAGCACTGCAATCGCGCGTTCGCCGACAGGAGCAATCTCAGGGCGCATCTACAGACTCACAGCGACGTTAAGAAGTACTCTTGCACGTCCTGCAGCAAAACGTTCAGTCGAATGTCTCTGCTGACGAAGCATCAGGAGGGCGGCTGCCCTGGTGTACCCGTTCCGATAGGGTACGGCTGCTAA